One genomic segment of [Pasteurella] aerogenes includes these proteins:
- the lpxK gene encoding tetraacyldisaccharide 4'-kinase: MNFWYAKTKMARFVAWLLLPLSALFWLISSWRRFLWQKGWLASYRAPVPVIIVGNLSVGGNGKTPVVVWLVQQLQQRGVNVGVISRGYGSRAKQYPLLVSAQTDPQDGGDEPVLIAKRTGVPVCISPNRQQAIELLLRSFPCDLIISDDGLQHYQLQRDMEIVVVDGERVFGNGFVLPAGPLRELPTRLKQVDLIIANGKLIPQTDVLMRLVPHYAINVKTQEKRLLTEFVQQPAIALAGIGHPPRFFSMLQALGIQLLHCHAFADHQAYSFSLIQPLTQANTPLLMTEKDAVKCEKFAQENWWYVPIEAQIDAKSAVQFIDKIIKKVNEDRI, from the coding sequence ATGAACTTTTGGTATGCAAAAACGAAGATGGCGCGTTTTGTGGCGTGGTTGCTGTTGCCTTTAAGTGCGCTTTTTTGGCTTATCAGTTCATGGCGTCGCTTTTTATGGCAAAAAGGCTGGTTGGCGTCATATCGCGCACCTGTACCAGTGATTATTGTGGGCAATTTATCGGTGGGTGGTAATGGAAAAACACCGGTGGTGGTATGGCTGGTGCAGCAGTTGCAACAACGAGGCGTGAATGTCGGCGTAATTTCTCGCGGTTATGGCAGTCGAGCGAAACAATATCCGTTGTTGGTATCCGCGCAGACGGATCCGCAAGATGGTGGTGATGAGCCTGTGTTAATAGCAAAACGTACCGGTGTGCCAGTGTGCATTTCGCCTAACCGCCAGCAGGCGATTGAATTATTGCTGCGTTCTTTTCCTTGCGATCTGATTATTAGCGATGACGGATTGCAACATTATCAATTACAACGGGATATGGAAATCGTGGTGGTCGATGGTGAACGCGTTTTTGGTAACGGATTTGTATTGCCGGCGGGACCTTTGCGCGAATTGCCGACGCGCTTAAAACAAGTAGATTTAATTATCGCTAACGGAAAATTGATCCCGCAAACAGATGTGTTGATGCGGTTAGTGCCGCATTATGCAATCAATGTAAAAACGCAAGAAAAACGCTTGTTGACGGAATTTGTTCAGCAACCCGCTATCGCTTTGGCGGGCATTGGGCATCCACCGCGTTTTTTTTCTATGTTGCAAGCCTTAGGCATTCAGTTACTCCATTGCCATGCATTTGCCGATCATCAAGCCTATTCTTTCTCGCTTATTCAACCTTTGACACAAGCAAATACGCCTTTGTTGATGACAGAAAAAGATGCGGTCAAATGTGAAAAATTTGCGCAAGAAAATTGGTGGTATGTGCCGATTGAGGCGCAGATTGATGCTAAAAGTGCGGTGCAATTTATTGATAAAATTATAAAAAAAGTAAATGAGGATAGAATATGA
- the ycaR gene encoding tetraacyldisaccharide 4'-kinase: MNTRLLEIVACPICQGRLKYDKENERLICHFDHIAYPIQQGIPVLLAEQGIALTSSEEKSHD; the protein is encoded by the coding sequence ATGAACACCAGATTATTGGAAATTGTGGCTTGCCCCATTTGTCAAGGACGATTGAAATACGACAAAGAAAATGAACGCTTAATTTGTCATTTTGATCACATCGCCTATCCCATCCAGCAAGGTATCCCTGTCTTGCTTGCCGAACAAGGTATTGCCTTAACCTCAAGTGAGGAAAAATCCCATGACTAA